A genome region from Armatimonadota bacterium includes the following:
- a CDS encoding sialidase family protein has translation MYVIYNQYQGIDDVIHQHTGTMDCIYSDDMGKTWSKPQTIPMARSPYDHPDSKVPSNWIVWQKPIKDLKGKWFTGFTRWVSKAVRTPPHNNSWTAWESVVEFMRFENIDENPEPKDIEITYSAWGNNALRVPHYSNPLLSIVQEPSLVRLPDKRLFCTMRTMSGYIWYSISNDDGFNWCNPRPLLRRDHGLPILQPLCCCPIYEYSEGRYILLHHNNDGRVDGHQPEETKFNRRPAFIALGEYRPNAEQPIWFSQSKQLMDNDGHGIGPLNRLDIGVYPSVTKRNNNFVLWHPDRKFFLLGKKITDEWLSDLEVPA, from the coding sequence CGATGACATGGGGAAAACTTGGTCGAAGCCGCAAACCATCCCCATGGCTCGAAGCCCCTACGACCACCCTGATTCGAAAGTGCCCTCCAATTGGATTGTCTGGCAGAAGCCAATAAAAGATTTGAAGGGCAAGTGGTTTACAGGCTTTACCCGCTGGGTCAGCAAGGCTGTGCGAACCCCTCCGCATAACAACTCTTGGACCGCATGGGAAAGCGTGGTTGAGTTCATGCGCTTTGAGAACATAGATGAAAATCCTGAGCCCAAGGATATCGAAATTACGTATTCCGCTTGGGGTAACAATGCGCTCCGAGTCCCTCATTACAGCAATCCCCTTCTAAGCATTGTCCAAGAGCCGAGTTTGGTGCGACTTCCTGATAAGCGGTTGTTTTGCACAATGCGCACAATGTCTGGTTATATTTGGTACAGCATTTCCAACGATGACGGTTTCAATTGGTGCAATCCACGGCCACTCCTCAGGCGCGACCATGGCCTTCCGATACTCCAGCCGCTCTGTTGCTGCCCGATATACGAGTATTCAGAAGGCAGGTACATCCTCCTTCATCACAACAACGATGGTCGTGTGGATGGCCACCAGCCTGAAGAGACGAAATTCAACCGCCGCCCCGCGTTTATCGCCCTAGGTGAGTACCGTCCAAATGCTGAACAGCCGATTTGGTTCAGCCAGTCAAAGCAGTTAATGGATAACGACGGGCATGGCATTGGCCCGCTGAACCGCCTCGATATCGGAGTCTATCCAAGTGTAACGAAACGCAATAATAACTTTGTGCTCTGGCACCCAGACCGCAAGTTTTTCTTGCTAGGCAAAAAGATAACCGATGAATGGCTGTCTGATTTGGAGGTACCTGCCTGA
- a CDS encoding glycoside hydrolase family 2 TIM barrel-domain containing protein produces the protein MGYMLDAVPCGYYLYAYDDCGIEGRQPHVRMDDCYLWTFNTSDTDADLKSRSAVFSYKKINAVYENLNPQLDYVVAVTYANDHVYNRVQSMWADGIELHGPYALPKAKAVRLICKIPPEATSDGKVTLEWRIHGEVNATVSIIELWASSPPPGPSIRFGSIFGTQTELIGKILNLSYDGIEGVNVKLTSADKPSIVLETTTGVDGSFSFDRQQVERLEGDVRITANFEGSKIEKVLASKDLFFDPIHFRPIPVKVGGLKSNHLLLDGTWRINPNPPEDKRPLPMDSTLWGDVKVPGQWLQQGYDIPQDKPVAMALEFVIPQEWAGHRIFLRFDAVHAGTDYWLNGRYLGYSENLFTPVEWEITKFAHVGMTNRLDLRMIVATVSEALSYSSGYAFHNLGGIDRSVHLFALPAVHIRSLHLNTDLDKDYKDADLKLAFSLDGAPNHAGMALNILLFSPQGKQINHSLPKLDLVPGQTDFEVATHVKNPLKWSAEKPNLYRLVLELMDGENLVERIERSVGFRKIEWHDKQLFINGKRIKLAGACHHEVDPLTGRADTMRHAEEDVRLLKAVNLNYIRTSHYPSTNELLDAADRLGMYVEVEAPFCWVGPRDDMECLRQILVPTSAMVDYCHAHPSVIIWSLANESHFNEFFEVSNKLIKHLDPTRPTTFNNPDPKEICDIENYHYPPMPWHEQFKDRSRPILFGEYWFPVCHEQTDVMINPGLREYFGRGHADPDSKFAREIAAEYDLPVMKPCAKPGAWSGIYHSEHIVGGAIWASHDDAFYFPDGKHCGYAWHHGFWGLIDVWRRPKPEWYLARLIFSPVCFPASRVDYIPGEESVCVPVENRYSFTNLSELKVTWEVCGKSGIIKASIPPSSIGNIEIPIPKGTPMGESVILRAWDKNGNLVNARSIQLGEIEQKPLPRSKAGPPKWQDDGKTIVVWGRGFSLVLDRTLGDFAVNDKRHDAPITAFPSIHLTRYDFGDLAGPNSPPCAVFPDSKTRVVEEVSAEETQEGLKLTVRDRYEGFAGWTSWLVDKEGMGRITYDYIYLGDEMNMRELGAKLLLKPECDEIRWRRWSEWGNVFPEDCILRPEGSARARRDSRWGEEAWNKKPAWPWSLDQTELGTADFRSVKFDIYEASLESPDRKGIKVHANADVHVRPALSKDGVWMHILSQCRLGQVLLKKGDRLSGEYVVEVVK, from the coding sequence ATGGGTTATATGCTCGATGCCGTGCCGTGCGGTTATTACCTTTATGCTTATGACGATTGCGGCATCGAGGGTAGACAGCCGCATGTTAGGATGGACGACTGCTATCTCTGGACCTTCAATACTAGCGATACAGACGCTGATTTGAAGTCTAGGTCGGCGGTCTTCAGCTACAAAAAGATAAACGCCGTATATGAAAATCTTAATCCACAGCTTGATTATGTTGTTGCCGTAACTTATGCGAATGACCACGTATACAACCGAGTGCAAAGCATGTGGGCGGATGGCATCGAGCTCCATGGTCCATATGCGCTTCCAAAGGCGAAGGCAGTCCGTCTTATATGCAAAATACCCCCAGAGGCTACAAGTGATGGTAAGGTAACGCTGGAGTGGAGAATTCACGGCGAGGTTAACGCCACGGTCTCGATAATTGAACTTTGGGCTTCATCTCCACCGCCAGGGCCATCCATTCGCTTTGGGTCTATTTTCGGCACTCAGACCGAGTTAATCGGCAAAATACTGAATTTGAGCTATGATGGCATTGAGGGCGTTAATGTCAAGCTGACCTCGGCTGACAAACCTAGCATAGTATTAGAAACTACCACTGGAGTTGACGGCTCTTTCAGTTTCGACCGACAGCAGGTTGAGCGATTGGAGGGGGATGTTCGCATCACGGCGAACTTTGAAGGGTCAAAGATTGAGAAGGTCTTGGCTTCTAAGGACCTATTCTTCGACCCTATTCACTTCAGGCCGATTCCCGTCAAGGTGGGCGGATTGAAAAGCAACCACCTGCTACTTGACGGCACCTGGCGCATCAATCCCAACCCGCCTGAGGACAAGCGCCCGCTTCCAATGGACAGCACCCTTTGGGGCGATGTAAAAGTTCCTGGTCAATGGCTCCAGCAAGGATACGATATCCCTCAGGATAAGCCGGTTGCAATGGCGCTCGAGTTTGTAATCCCACAAGAGTGGGCTGGCCATCGCATCTTTCTGCGGTTCGATGCAGTTCATGCCGGAACTGATTACTGGCTAAACGGGCGGTATTTAGGCTACAGCGAGAATCTGTTTACGCCTGTCGAATGGGAGATAACAAAATTCGCCCATGTCGGCATGACAAACCGCCTTGACCTTCGCATGATTGTCGCAACCGTTTCTGAGGCACTTTCGTATTCTTCGGGGTATGCATTCCACAACCTGGGCGGTATTGATCGCTCGGTGCATTTGTTTGCACTGCCGGCAGTCCATATCAGAAGCCTGCATTTGAATACAGACCTTGACAAAGATTATAAAGATGCCGACCTCAAGCTTGCTTTTTCTTTAGACGGCGCACCAAACCACGCGGGCATGGCGCTTAATATCCTTCTTTTCTCGCCCCAAGGAAAGCAAATCAACCATTCCCTTCCAAAGCTTGACCTTGTGCCTGGGCAGACTGATTTTGAGGTGGCTACTCATGTCAAAAATCCGCTCAAATGGAGCGCCGAGAAACCCAATCTCTACCGCCTGGTGCTCGAACTCATGGATGGCGAAAATCTGGTTGAGCGGATTGAGCGCAGCGTCGGCTTTCGCAAGATTGAATGGCACGACAAACAGCTTTTCATCAATGGCAAGCGCATCAAGCTGGCTGGTGCATGCCATCATGAAGTTGACCCACTGACGGGTCGGGCGGATACCATGCGCCATGCCGAAGAGGACGTTCGCTTGCTTAAAGCAGTGAACTTGAATTATATCCGAACGTCTCATTACCCGTCGACCAACGAGCTGCTCGATGCCGCTGACCGATTGGGGATGTATGTCGAGGTGGAGGCGCCATTCTGCTGGGTAGGCCCTCGGGATGATATGGAGTGCCTGCGGCAAATACTCGTACCAACGTCAGCAATGGTTGACTACTGCCACGCACACCCCAGTGTGATTATCTGGTCGCTTGCCAATGAATCACATTTTAATGAGTTTTTTGAAGTCTCAAATAAGCTTATAAAGCATCTAGACCCTACGCGCCCCACGACATTCAACAACCCAGACCCAAAAGAAATCTGCGATATCGAGAATTACCATTACCCTCCGATGCCTTGGCATGAGCAGTTTAAAGATCGCTCACGTCCCATCCTCTTTGGCGAGTATTGGTTTCCAGTTTGCCATGAGCAGACCGACGTCATGATCAACCCTGGCTTGCGAGAATATTTTGGCCGCGGCCATGCCGACCCCGATTCGAAGTTTGCAAGGGAAATAGCGGCAGAATATGACCTTCCGGTCATGAAGCCGTGCGCAAAGCCTGGCGCATGGAGCGGTATCTATCACTCCGAACACATTGTAGGTGGAGCGATATGGGCTTCCCACGACGATGCCTTCTATTTCCCCGATGGAAAGCATTGCGGATATGCTTGGCATCACGGCTTTTGGGGCTTAATTGATGTCTGGCGCCGTCCGAAGCCTGAATGGTATCTTGCACGACTTATCTTCAGCCCTGTTTGTTTTCCAGCTAGTCGTGTGGACTATATCCCTGGCGAGGAGTCTGTGTGCGTTCCAGTGGAGAATCGCTATTCTTTCACAAATTTGTCGGAACTAAAAGTAACCTGGGAAGTTTGCGGTAAATCAGGAATCATAAAAGCTAGCATTCCCCCTTCTTCGATTGGAAATATTGAGATTCCAATCCCAAAGGGAACTCCGATGGGCGAAAGTGTCATCCTGCGAGCTTGGGATAAAAATGGCAATTTGGTTAATGCCCGTTCGATTCAGCTGGGTGAAATTGAGCAAAAACCTCTGCCAAGAAGTAAGGCGGGCCCGCCGAAATGGCAGGATGACGGGAAAACAATCGTTGTTTGGGGCAGAGGATTTTCGCTGGTTCTCGACCGCACTCTAGGTGATTTCGCAGTCAATGATAAACGGCATGATGCTCCTATCACTGCATTTCCTTCCATCCACCTGACTAGATATGATTTTGGGGATTTAGCAGGTCCAAACTCACCGCCCTGCGCGGTATTCCCCGACAGCAAAACCAGAGTTGTTGAGGAGGTCTCCGCCGAGGAGACGCAGGAAGGCCTAAAGCTCACTGTTCGCGACCGCTATGAAGGTTTTGCAGGTTGGACCAGCTGGCTTGTAGATAAAGAAGGCATGGGGCGAATTACTTATGACTATATCTACTTAGGCGACGAGATGAATATGCGGGAGCTAGGCGCAAAGCTTCTCCTAAAGCCTGAATGCGACGAGATAAGATGGCGCCGATGGTCGGAGTGGGGAAATGTATTCCCCGAGGATTGCATTCTTAGACCTGAGGGTAGCGCAAGGGCCCGCCGCGACTCAAGGTGGGGAGAGGAAGCGTGGAATAAGAAGCCAGCTTGGCCTTGGTCGCTCGACCAAACTGAGCTTGGAACTGCGGACTTCCGCTCGGTAAAGTTCGATATATATGAAGCATCGCTAGAATCGCCGGATAGGAAAGGTATCAAAGTTCACGCCAATGCCGACGTTCATGTGCGCCCCGCACTTTCGAAAGACGGCGTCTGGATGCATATCTTGTCTCAGTGTCGTCTTGGCCAGGTTTTACTAAAAAAGGGCGACCGGCTTTCAGGCGAGTATGTTGTGGAGGTTGTGAAATGA
- a CDS encoding DUF4838 domain-containing protein produces the protein MIKGSALLITLTLLLFHSMGVAGNMEAEIVTKGKTNWRIVNVSDGEVCKFAAGELQRYLKEISGCELPIGSGDGPAIVLGLRTDLSSDDDMLLPDPAVGFDGYALAITSDKIVVGGDNERGVVYGVYDLLERIGCRWFYPQQDPKDVEVVPRLSTVRLEVGKTAIASPIEYRICNASSFFFEVNPSAMKAQLDVAMKARYNGMGWQCDHRTPVGEQYKQMEAGGVIKEIKKRGMILHGPAHSYPHFLPNDLYNEHPEWFGMRNGKRVKQEFAGSQFCLSNPEARQMFIKNAEKFVLESPGLDIFCPLPFDGGQFCECPECSKSTPADLMFVLMNELIERLSVSAPKLLVETYGGYNPKEPPEKVKPHPKLRIIWAHWGRYHGYGYDDARYDLKDNLEKWRKSAPGGFTLCQYYTDNFATPWISAPYAIVIKGDRRYILSSGVKGVYVLHWAKGYWWNHGLNSYMAGRCFYDVSLDPYDLIRDYAVYYFGENAGPLLSAYYTQWATNIDLPYHVRDGTSESDRKLLAEQRRLWINPAVEAVKDDPLLSHRVGKVDKLHRVAEMLAEAHRMREEVAELRKAGDIKGARKLLEKAKAYTDEVLAYMASVADLGEGLIDRNEVSGFITLGVKRWIEEEEKAIGGIAK, from the coding sequence ATGATAAAGGGGTCGGCGTTGCTAATCACATTGACCTTGCTTTTATTCCACAGTATGGGGGTTGCTGGCAATATGGAAGCTGAGATTGTTACAAAAGGCAAAACTAACTGGCGGATAGTCAATGTGTCAGATGGCGAAGTCTGCAAGTTTGCGGCAGGCGAACTGCAGAGATATCTAAAAGAGATAAGCGGCTGTGAACTGCCGATAGGTTCGGGCGACGGTCCTGCGATTGTGCTAGGCCTCCGCACTGACCTTTCTTCGGACGATGATATGCTTCTGCCAGACCCAGCGGTTGGTTTTGATGGCTATGCTTTGGCAATAACCTCGGACAAAATTGTTGTTGGCGGCGACAACGAACGCGGCGTTGTTTATGGCGTTTATGACCTCTTGGAGCGCATCGGTTGCCGATGGTTTTATCCTCAGCAGGACCCCAAAGATGTTGAGGTTGTTCCTCGCCTAAGTACTGTTCGTTTGGAAGTTGGTAAAACTGCGATTGCCTCACCTATCGAATACCGTATTTGCAATGCGAGCTCTTTCTTTTTTGAAGTTAATCCCTCAGCAATGAAAGCCCAGCTCGACGTTGCCATGAAAGCACGGTATAACGGCATGGGCTGGCAGTGTGACCACCGGACTCCCGTAGGCGAACAATATAAACAGATGGAGGCTGGGGGCGTCATTAAAGAGATAAAGAAGCGAGGCATGATTCTTCATGGTCCGGCACACAGTTATCCCCATTTCCTTCCGAATGACCTCTACAACGAACATCCAGAATGGTTTGGAATGCGTAATGGAAAGCGTGTTAAGCAGGAGTTTGCCGGCTCGCAGTTCTGCCTTTCAAACCCTGAGGCTCGGCAAATGTTCATTAAAAATGCTGAGAAATTTGTGCTGGAGAGCCCTGGACTGGACATTTTTTGCCCGCTTCCATTCGATGGTGGACAGTTCTGCGAATGCCCCGAATGCTCCAAATCAACGCCAGCTGACCTGATGTTCGTGCTGATGAACGAGCTAATTGAGCGGCTTTCGGTAAGTGCGCCGAAGTTGCTGGTCGAGACTTACGGCGGCTACAACCCAAAAGAGCCGCCAGAAAAGGTGAAGCCCCATCCAAAGCTGCGAATCATTTGGGCTCACTGGGGGCGCTATCATGGCTATGGGTATGACGATGCAAGATATGACCTTAAAGATAATTTGGAGAAGTGGCGCAAGTCTGCACCAGGTGGATTCACCCTCTGTCAGTATTATACCGATAACTTTGCAACTCCATGGATATCCGCACCTTATGCGATTGTCATTAAGGGCGATAGGCGGTATATCCTAAGTAGCGGCGTCAAAGGTGTATATGTGCTTCATTGGGCGAAGGGATATTGGTGGAACCACGGCCTGAATAGCTATATGGCTGGTAGGTGCTTCTACGACGTTTCTCTCGACCCATATGACCTAATTCGAGACTATGCCGTGTACTATTTTGGCGAGAATGCTGGTCCACTGCTGTCAGCCTACTACACTCAATGGGCAACGAATATAGATTTGCCTTATCATGTGAGGGATGGGACCAGCGAGTCGGACCGCAAATTGCTTGCCGAACAGCGCCGCCTCTGGATAAACCCGGCGGTCGAGGCAGTTAAAGACGATCCCCTGCTATCTCACCGTGTTGGCAAGGTTGACAAGCTTCACCGTGTGGCTGAAATGCTGGCGGAGGCGCATCGCATGCGGGAGGAGGTTGCCGAACTGCGCAAAGCGGGCGACATCAAAGGGGCTAGGAAGCTGCTGGAAAAGGCAAAGGCATACACAGATGAAGTTCTCGCTTATATGGCATCCGTTGCCGACCTGGGCGAGGGCTTAATTGACCGCAATGAGGTTTCTGGTTTTATTACCCTAGGGGTCAAGAGATGGATTGAAGAAGAGGAAAAGGCGATTGGGGGGATTGCAAAGTAA